One Entelurus aequoreus isolate RoL-2023_Sb linkage group LG09, RoL_Eaeq_v1.1, whole genome shotgun sequence genomic window carries:
- the lnpk gene encoding endoplasmic reticulum junction formation protein lunapark-B, which yields MDTTGKTKPEGPTRRLLCRADMGAVISRWKKTKLTTVEQLENLDKEITNLEEFQAKNQRLQKLWVGRLLIYSSILYLLTCLVVYCLYLPEPWLHRLAMALPFFVYPALVWFIRKLLIFLFSKRTERNSDTLEDLKATKKKILEEVKETETYKNAKVILERFDPEAKKNLEMESTPVSPQMTPRPGQDIRQRGVAMRSPGTPAAMVMTPQHGAQTPPGPGARPVAPGGPPERAVMSASGQQGAMPRSPYSTIPGVGLHPPGPPLSRPVLPRERGALDRVVEYLVGDGPQNRYALICQQCFSHNGMALKEEFEYLAFRCAYCYFLNPARKTRPQAPRLPEFSYERKLRAEPRSPGPPPPSDTEESAPPSGAKAPTPWNLVHSFPIQQQNPQNRALHSPDEREQGDDDARPDAVNPVSHGDEQQEMETEEEAMEELVQEAEEEKEEEEEQKGDHSTSDAEHRPS from the exons atggacaccaccgggaaaac TAAGCCCGAAGGACCAACAAGGCGCCTGCTGTGTCGTGCAGATATGGGGGCAGTGATATCGCGATGGAAAAAG acCAAACTTACCACTGTGGAGCAGCTAGAGAACCTGGACAAG GAGATTACAAACCTGGAAGAGTTTCAAGCCAAAAACCAGCGACTTCAAAAG CTGTGGGTGGGCCGGCTGCTCATCTACTCGTCCATCTTGTACCTGCTGACCTGCCTGGTGGTCTACTGCCTCTACCTGCCTGAGCCATGGCTGCACAGACTAGCCATGGCCCTGCCCTTCTTCGTATACCCTGCGCT GGTGTGGTTCATCAGGAAGTTACTGATCTTTCTCTTTTCCAAACGCACTGAGAGGAACA GCGACACATTGGAAGACTTGAAGGCTACCAAAAAAAAGATA CTGGAAGAAGTGAAAGAAACGGAGACGTACAAAAATGCCAAAGTCATACTGGAACGCTTTGACCCGGAAGCAAAGAAGAACTTG GAGATGGAGTCCACCCCAGTGTCACCTCAGATGACCCCCAGGCCTGGACAAG ACATCCGCCAGCGGGGCGTGGCCATGAGATCCCCGGGGACCCCAGCCGCCATGGTGATGACTCCCCAGCACGGGGCTCAAACCCCACCGGGCCCTGGGGCCAGGCCTGTGG CTCCAGGGGGACCGCCTGAGAGAGCGGTAATGTCTGCCTCTGGCCAGCAGGGGGCTATGCCCAGGTCGCCCTACTCCACTATACCAGGTGTGG GTCTGCATCCTCCTGGTCCTCCTCTTTCAAGACCCGTTCTGCCCAGAGAAAGGGGTGCTTTGGACCGAGTGGTTGAGTACCTGGTGGGAGATGGACCACAGAACAG ATACGCCCTAATCTGTCAGCAGTGTTTCTCCCACAATGGCATGGCTCTGAAGGAAGAGTTTGAATACCTTG CATTCCGTTGTGCCTATTGCTACTTCCTGAATCCGGCAAGGAAGACGCGACCTCAGGCCCCCCGGCTGCCCGAGTTCAGCTACGAGAGGAAGCTGCGGGCCGAGCCACGATCCCCGGGCCCACCACCGCCGTCCGACACGGAGGAGAGCGCCCCCCCATCTGGAG CCAAGGCGCCGACGCCGTGGaatttggtccacagtttcccgaTCCAGCAGCAGAACCCTCAGAATCGAGCTCTGCACAGTCCAG ACGAGCGAGAGCAAGGAGACGACGACGCTCGTCCTGACGCCGTGAATCCTGTGAGTCACGGAGATGAGCAACAAGAAATGGAGACGGAGGAGGAGGCGATGGAGGAGCTTGTCCAAGAAGCAgaagaggagaaggaggaagaggaagagcagAAAGGAGACCACTCCACAAGCGATGCAGAACATCGGCCGTCGTAG